One Leucoraja erinacea ecotype New England unplaced genomic scaffold, Leri_hhj_1 Leri_74S, whole genome shotgun sequence DNA segment encodes these proteins:
- the LOC129694670 gene encoding uncharacterized protein LOC129694670: MSEFLQLATLGRPFQLGMLYDCRSDALIPGITLWDLQTLQSNLDCRDQPSTEFHIIASDSMDKKATALNVSASLKASFLAGLVEVKGSAKYLSDTKESEQQARVTLHYKATAGFYQLTMNHLGRQNITYPSVFDEGSATHVVTAVLYGAQAFFVFDQMASSSENIQDIQGNMEVMIKHLPMIAIEGEASLEMTDEQSSQAEKVSCTFYGDFSLKNNPTTFKEAINIYATLPHLLGSGGEHSVPVTVWLYPLNKLDTKAAQLVREISVGLVNRWQRVLEQLSEAVMRCNDLMKDSVAVQFPEIRDRIFQFREMCPEYKLVFQGTLARVLPSIRGGGKEEVLLADILKNREQSPFKHQALTTWLDDKAREMKVVRFYLRILKDIPVVKSESELDDMLMDLTTDYVVCFTFTTLHHEDLYLSEANNYLQSPTAQKMETQPPADGACAQRQSDSWFNLPSVSRKMRELSGSFLDFATANIADGKIKFAVVSVRDDSNIGASIYLYDGGCLENRCFVPPLQPEIPTSIRTTHDSVTLQLQPPTFGAGEIVGYKVEYRGSQQEEWTILDTPDQCHSFTIPGLQPHQEYHFRYRAVTKVGVSKASESYRGITRPASPPGKPVFQDCSSSPTLHWDRPGQIGADVNIFRYRIEYREEPSDNFNMKNGLWEEVKTTDTQCHYRLEGLKPTTVYRVRVSADCGETGSSEASEEVSIKIGNTPITITRKHCRDTQLIFKGNPSIYKLKLQEEIADKVKQLVKCSFGKPTSKYTMKTIMVLGATGSGKTTLINGMINYILGVEWGDNFRYKLIAEETGKSQAESQTSSITAYLLHHQVGFNIDYSLTIIDTPGFGDTRGISRDQQITEQIREFFTSPQGVDQIDAVCFVAQASLARLTHTQKYVFNSILAIFGKDIAENIQILVTFADGQPPPVLEALKLAEVPCPKDTTGLPVHFKFNNSAIFAQRPTSVNYGNECRSHDSGVGGENDDNFDAMFWKMGANSMKKFFTALNTMETKSLSLTREVLKERKQLEVAVEGLQKQIRAGITKLEELRKTEQALNQHQTELDANKNFEYVIEVTDPVQVDISGSGKYITNCQKCFFTCHYPCIYSNDDDKRKCSAMDQQGNCNICPQKCIWNVHFNQKYKFDYVTKKEKRTYRELKEKYEKAYGARMTQQNVMESLEREFDDVEYTVLALIDQLSGSIRRLEEIALRPNPLSTPAYIDLMIQSEKEEAKPGFKERIQTLREVKEQAELIQKVENNENLLPGELKGGPIVGKKTQGKCSKIINWFTSNK, from the coding sequence GCATCACCCTGTGGGACTTGCAGACACTGCAGAGCAACCTTGACTGTCGTGACCAGCCCAGCACTGAGTTTCACATCATTGCATCAGACTCCATGGATAAGAAAGCCACTGCCCTCAATGTGTCAGCATCACTGAAGGCGAGTTTCCTGGCTGGGTTAGTGGAGGTGAAAGGGTCGGCAAAATATCTCAGTGACACGAAGGAATCAGAGCAACAAGCACGAGTTACCCTTCACTACAAAGCAACAGCCGGGTTTTATCAACTGACGATGAATCACTTAGGGAGACAGAATATTACCTACCCGAGTGTGTTTGATGAGGGCTCAGCCACCCATGTTGTTACAGCAGTGCTGTATGGGGCCCAGGCCTTCTTTGTGTTTGACCAAATGGCTTCATCATCAGAGAACATACAGGATATTCAAGGTAACATGGAGGTGATGATTAAACATCTCCCTATGATTGCGATCGAGGGAGAGGCCTCCCTAGAAATGACAGATGAACAGAGCTCTCAGGCCGAGAAGGTTAGCTGCACCTTTTATGGGGACTTCTCGCTGAAGAACAATCCCACCACCTTCAAAGAAGCCATCAATATCTACGCAACACTTCCACACCTCCTGGGCTCAGGTGGAGAACATTCAGTCCCCGTCACAGTCTGGCTCTATCCTCTCAATAAACTGGACACCAAAGCTGCCCAGCTGGTGAGGGAGATCAGCGTGGGACTGGTCAATCGCTGGCAGCGTGTCCTGGAACAGCTCAGTGAGGCCGTGATGAGGTGCAATGACCTGATGAAAGACAGTGTCGCAGTTCAGTTTCCTGAGATCCGGGACAGGATATTTCAATTCCGAGAGATGTGTCCGGAGTACAAACTGGTTTTCCAAGGGACCTTAGCCAGAGTTTTACCGTCCATTCGGGGCGGTGggaaggaggaagtgttgctggCGGACATACTGAAGAACAGAGAGCAGTCACCATTCAAACACCAGGCACTGACCACATGGCTGGATGACAAGGCACGGGAGATGAAGGTTGTGCGATTTTACCTCAGAATATTGAAAGATATACCAGTTGTGAAATCAGAGAGTGAATTAGATGACATGTTGATGGATTTAACAACAGATTACGTGGTCTGCTTTACATTTACAACATTACATCATGAGGATCTCTACCTGTCAGAGGCAAACAACTACCTCCAATCTCCCACAGCTCAGAAAATGGAGACACAACCTCCTGCTGATGGAGCCTGTGCACAACGACAAAGTGACTCCTGGTTTAATTTGCCATCTGTATCCCGGAAGATGAGGGAGCTTTCAGGATCATTCCTGGACTTTGCCACCGCCAATATAGCAGATGGGAAAATAAAATTTGCTGTTGTATCTGTGCGGGATGACAGCAACATAGGAGCGTCAATTTACCTGTATGATGGAGGATGTCTGGAGAACCGGTGCTTTGTTCCTCCGTTACAGCCCGAGATACCTACGTCTATTAGAACAACACATGACAGTGTGACGCTGCAGTTACAGCCACCAACATTTGGTGCTGGTGAAATTGTGGGCTACAAGGTAGAGTACCGAGGTAGCCAGCAGGAGGAATGGACAATTCTGGATACACCTGATCAATGCCACTCCTTCACAATACCTGGGTTACAGCCACACCAGGAGTATCACTTCCGATACAGAGCAGTGACCAAGGTCGGGGTCAGCAAGGCCAGTGAGAGCTACAGGGGCATCACCCGGCCAGCAAGTCCACCTGGTAAACCAGTCTTCCAGGATTGTTCATCCAGCCCAACACTGCACTGGGACAGACCAGGTCAGATTGGAGCTGATGTTAATATATTTCGGTACAGAATTGAATATAGAGAAGAACCGTCAGATAATTTCAACATGAAAAATGGATTATGGGAGGAAGTTAAGACAACAGACACACAATGTCACTATCGTTTAGAGGGACTAAAACCCACGACCGTCTACCGAGTCCGAGTGTCTGCTGACTGCGGTGAAACAGGGTCTAGTGAAGCAAGTGAGGAGGTTTCAATAAAAATCGGAAACACACCAATCACAATAACCCGGAAACATTGCAGAGATACTCAATTAATATTCAAAGGAAACCCTTCCATTTACAAGCTCAAACTACAGGAGGAGATAGCAGATAAAGTCAAACAGCTTGTGAAATGCTCCTTCGGAAAACCCAcctcaaaatacacaatgaagaCAATTATGGTCCTGGGAGCAACTGGGTCAGGAAAGACAACCCTCATCAATGGGATGATCAACTACATCTTGGGCGTGGAATGGGGAGACAACTTCAGATACAAGTTAATAGCGGAAGAGACAGGAAAATCCCAGGCTGAGAGTCAGACATCCTCCATCACTGCCTACCTGCTCCACCATCAGGTAGGATTTAACATCGATTACTCTCTGACGATCATCGACACGCCAGGATTCGGGGACACCAGGGGCATCAGCCGGGATCAACAGATCACTGAGCAAATCCGTGAGTTCTTCACTTCCCCACAGGGTGTTGATCAGATTGACGCCGTGTGTTTTGTTGCTCAAGCCTCCCTGGCTcgcctcactcacacacagaaatACGTCTTTAATTCGATTCTTGCTATTTTTGGCAAAGATATTGCAGAAAACATTCAGATCCTGGTGACGTTCGCAGACGGACAGCCTCCCCCCGTCCTGGAAGCCCTGAAATTAGCTGAGGTACCATGTCCCAAAGACACAACGGGTCTGCCAGTACACTTCAAGTTTAACAATTCAGCCATTTTTGCCCAGCGTCCAACCTCTGTAAACTATGGCAACGAGTGCAGATCCCATGACAGTGGAGTAGGGGGAGAGAACGATGATAACTTTGATGCAATGTTTTGGAAGATGGGAGCAAACAGTATGAAGAAATTCTTCACAGCTCTGAACACAATGGAAACCAAAAGTTTGAGTTTAACCAGAGAGGTTCTGAAGGAACGTAAGCAGCTGGAAGTTGCAGTGGAGGGATTGCAGAAGCAGATCCGAGCTGGTATCACCAAACTGGAAGAACTCAGGAAAACAGAACAAGCTCTGAACCAACACCAGACCGAGCTGGATGCAAATAAAAACTTTGAATATGTGATTGAAGTTACAGATCCAGTACAGGTGGACATTAGCGGGAGTGGTAAATACATCACCAACTGTCAGAAATGTTTCTTTACCTGCCACTATCCCTGCATCTATTCTAACGATGATGATAAACGTAAATGTAGTGCAATGGACCAACAAGGGAACTGCAATATCTGTCCACAAAAGTGCATCTGGAATGTTCACTTCAACCAAAAGTACAAGTTTGATTATGTAACGAAAAAGGAGAAGAGAACATACAGGGAGTTGAAAGAAAAGTACGAGAAGGCCTATGGTGCGAGGATGACCCAGCAGAATGTTATGGAATCACTTGAGCGGGAGTTTGATGACGTGGAGTACACAGTTCTGGCGCTGATTGATCAATTATCTGGCAGCATTAGACGACTTGAAGAAATAGCTCTGAGGCCAAACCCATTATCCACCCCAGCTTACATTGACCTCATGATTCAGTCTGAGAAAGAAGAGGCGAAGCCCGGGTTCAAGGAGCGAATTCAGACACTGAGAGAAGTAAAGGAACAGGCAGAGTTAATACAAAAGGTAGAAAATAATGAGAATCTGTTACCAGGGGAGTTGAAGGGAGGTCCAATAGTTGGGAAAAAGACTCAAGGAAAATGTTCTAAAATAATAAATTGGTTCACATCCAATAAGTAG